From Psychroflexus torquis ATCC 700755, the proteins below share one genomic window:
- a CDS encoding glycosyltransferase family 117 protein gives MTKSAFSFWNKLLGWFAFLVALVTYILTVEPTASFWDAGEYIATSAKLQVGHPPGAPFYQIFGAFFSMFASDESQIAYMVNLMSGVASAFAILFMFWSITLLLKKLTKTIDAKGTSSDLAILASSLVGALTFAFSDSFWFSAVEAEVYAMAACIMAAMFYTGLLWERDMHKPRGNRWLILICLIVGLSFGVHFMALLTIPAIGFLYYFKNFKKITIKNFVIANFVVVGILLFIFKLLLPYSLTFFAKMEVFFVNSIGLPFNSGTVIAGLLVIAAFYFGLKYTRLKNYIHINTVLLCILFVFIGFSSWIMLPIRANAGTVINENNPSSAQQLLAYYNRDQYGETHLFYGPQFTELFAGLDPDNPYVDDNAIYEKDEEKQEYVIVNDYKNARQNSDASHKTFLPRMWSTQHAANYMMFTGPLEFSIKPEYRGEQELGSIIETFRDDYRKGEVSSDGYISFLKRFNQYLDIEKPSTASNLSYLFEFQMGYMYWRYFMWNFAGRQNDEQGKYTNFDGNWLSGIDFIDENRLGSQQNLPSDLSENKARNTYYFLPLILGLIGLFFHASKDVKRFWVLTVFFLFTGIALKIYLNERSFEPRERDYALVGSFYVFAIWIGLGVYALFHYLKAYVTPKLVAPAVGLLCLICVPALMASENWDDHDRSGKYTTLAMAKKYLEGLDQNAILFTIGDNDTFALWYAQEIEGYRTDVRTINTSLFATDWYIDQMRRKAYDSEPIKTTLKHEDYKYGTNDAIWFQKDPRLGDSLNIKQFIQYIESDNETTRAELQSGQVINTFPTKNIRVPVDKEKVLKNGIVEQKNADLIEPYVEINLEDNLIYKPNLMMLDLLANNDWDRPIYFTGGSFRDEDYLWMKDYLQLEGVTYKLVPIKTPVDERNPFDMGRIDADKMYDIVMDWDWGNSGSDDIYHDTETRKNAITYRSNLARLVEKLIKEDKLEKAENVLDLGMENIPVKHFQYYQLLEPFINGYYEVNKPEKAREVWEAVANNYKEWLTYYAGLDYENQIENADRIFGEIEKYRSLVDILIIQQDEELVKDKAAEFNSYLEKFSHFYEDSPEDNVNEKLLQELEEDESNQIEKDSASDDLVSPDQLPTNP, from the coding sequence ATGACTAAATCTGCCTTTTCATTTTGGAATAAACTTTTAGGCTGGTTTGCCTTTCTTGTTGCTCTTGTGACTTATATCCTAACCGTAGAGCCAACAGCAAGCTTTTGGGATGCTGGTGAATATATAGCGACCTCTGCCAAGCTTCAAGTTGGTCACCCACCAGGAGCTCCATTTTATCAAATTTTTGGAGCCTTCTTTTCCATGTTTGCTTCAGATGAAAGTCAGATTGCCTACATGGTAAATCTCATGTCTGGGGTTGCGAGTGCTTTTGCCATTTTATTTATGTTTTGGTCAATCACTTTATTATTAAAAAAACTCACTAAAACGATAGACGCCAAAGGAACCTCTTCAGATCTTGCTATTTTGGCAAGTAGTCTGGTTGGAGCATTAACCTTTGCGTTTTCAGATAGTTTTTGGTTTAGCGCTGTTGAAGCAGAAGTCTACGCTATGGCAGCCTGTATTATGGCAGCTATGTTTTATACAGGCTTGTTATGGGAAAGAGATATGCATAAGCCTAGAGGAAATCGTTGGCTGATTTTAATCTGTCTCATAGTGGGACTTTCCTTTGGAGTTCATTTTATGGCCTTGTTAACCATTCCAGCAATAGGCTTTCTATACTATTTCAAAAATTTCAAAAAAATCACCATCAAGAACTTTGTAATTGCCAACTTCGTCGTCGTTGGGATCTTATTGTTTATTTTTAAACTCCTCCTGCCCTACTCCTTGACGTTTTTCGCAAAAATGGAAGTCTTTTTTGTAAACAGTATAGGCTTACCCTTCAATTCAGGAACTGTTATAGCTGGTTTACTCGTTATTGCTGCATTTTATTTCGGACTCAAATATACAAGGCTCAAAAATTATATTCACATCAATACGGTTTTACTCTGTATCCTATTTGTATTTATAGGCTTTTCAAGTTGGATTATGTTACCCATACGGGCTAACGCTGGAACTGTAATTAATGAAAATAACCCTAGTAGTGCTCAACAACTCCTCGCTTATTATAACAGAGATCAGTATGGTGAAACTCATCTGTTTTACGGCCCTCAGTTTACCGAATTATTTGCTGGTTTGGACCCTGATAACCCTTATGTAGATGATAATGCAATTTATGAGAAAGATGAAGAGAAGCAGGAGTATGTGATTGTCAATGATTATAAAAATGCTAGACAAAATTCTGATGCCTCACATAAAACCTTTCTCCCAAGGATGTGGAGTACACAACATGCAGCCAATTATATGATGTTTACTGGACCTCTAGAGTTTTCTATAAAACCAGAATACAGAGGAGAACAAGAATTAGGCTCAATTATTGAAACTTTTAGAGACGATTATAGAAAAGGAGAGGTCTCTTCTGATGGTTACATCAGCTTTTTAAAACGCTTTAACCAATACCTAGATATTGAAAAGCCTTCCACTGCCTCAAATCTCAGCTATTTGTTTGAGTTCCAGATGGGCTATATGTATTGGAGGTATTTTATGTGGAATTTTGCGGGTAGACAGAACGATGAACAAGGAAAATACACAAATTTTGATGGTAATTGGTTGAGCGGTATCGACTTTATTGACGAAAATCGACTGGGAAGTCAACAGAATTTACCTTCAGACCTTTCTGAGAATAAAGCAAGAAACACCTACTATTTCCTCCCTCTTATCTTGGGCTTAATCGGTTTATTTTTTCACGCGTCCAAAGATGTAAAGCGCTTTTGGGTGCTGACAGTCTTTTTCTTATTTACAGGAATCGCTTTAAAAATATACCTCAACGAGAGATCTTTTGAACCCAGAGAACGAGATTATGCTCTGGTAGGATCGTTTTATGTGTTTGCCATTTGGATTGGATTAGGCGTTTATGCTCTATTCCATTACTTAAAAGCTTATGTTACGCCCAAACTAGTGGCACCAGCTGTAGGCCTACTTTGCCTAATCTGTGTCCCCGCCCTTATGGCCTCAGAAAATTGGGACGACCACGATCGCTCTGGAAAATACACGACTCTCGCCATGGCCAAGAAATATCTAGAGGGCTTAGATCAAAATGCCATTTTATTCACCATAGGAGATAACGATACTTTCGCCTTGTGGTATGCCCAAGAAATCGAAGGCTACAGAACCGATGTGAGAACCATCAATACGAGCCTTTTTGCTACAGATTGGTACATAGACCAAATGAGAAGAAAAGCTTACGACAGTGAGCCTATTAAAACGACGTTAAAACACGAAGATTATAAGTATGGGACCAATGATGCCATTTGGTTTCAAAAAGATCCCAGATTAGGAGATTCCCTCAACATCAAGCAATTTATTCAGTATATAGAGAGCGATAACGAAACGACCAGAGCAGAACTCCAAAGTGGGCAAGTCATCAACACCTTTCCTACTAAAAACATAAGAGTCCCTGTGGATAAAGAAAAAGTCCTTAAAAATGGAATCGTAGAGCAAAAGAATGCTGACTTAATTGAACCTTATGTCGAAATTAATTTGGAAGATAACCTTATCTATAAACCAAATTTAATGATGCTTGACCTCCTAGCGAATAATGATTGGGATCGCCCTATCTATTTCACTGGAGGGAGTTTTAGAGACGAAGATTATTTATGGATGAAGGATTACCTTCAACTAGAAGGGGTTACCTATAAACTTGTCCCTATCAAAACTCCTGTGGATGAGAGAAATCCGTTTGATATGGGACGGATCGATGCCGATAAAATGTATGATATTGTTATGGATTGGGATTGGGGGAATAGTGGAAGTGATGATATCTACCACGACACAGAAACCAGAAAAAATGCCATAACCTATAGAAGTAATCTTGCTCGATTGGTTGAAAAATTGATTAAAGAAGATAAACTAGAAAAAGCAGAAAACGTTCTAGATTTAGGCATGGAAAACATTCCTGTAAAACATTTCCAATACTATCAACTTCTAGAACCCTTTATAAATGGGTATTATGAAGTAAATAAGCCTGAAAAAGCAAGGGAAGTCTGGGAAGCTGTCGCTAATAATTATAAGGAATGGCTGACTTACTATGCAGGTCTGGACTATGAAAACCAAATAGAGAATGCAGATAGGATCTTTGGTGAAATTGAAAAGTATAGAAGCCTTGTGGATATTTTAATAATTCAACAAGACGAAGAATTGGTTAAAGATAAAGCTGCAGAGTTCAATTCTTACCTAGAAAAGTTTAGTCATTTCTACGAAGATTCTCCTGAAGATAATGTGAACGAAAAACTGCTTCAAGAATTGGAAGAGGACGAGAGCAATCAGATTGAAAAGGATAGTGCTAGCGATGACTTAGTGTCTCCAGATCAATTACCCACTAATCCATAA
- a CDS encoding polysaccharide deacetylase family protein gives MRSSTFLQRLFPHRVWSISTEKKEMFLTFDDGPIPEVTPWVLDTLKTHKAKATFFCIGDNIKKHPELFQQIIDEGHSVGNHTFNHLNGWQTSSKNYLENVEACKQEIELHSAPTHLFRPPYGKCTSTQAKALKRDAQQIIMWDILSKDYKSSFNKEACFHCVERSASAGSIIVFHDSLKAAKNMKYALVRTLETFKEFTFSALKQ, from the coding sequence TTGAGGTCTAGCACTTTTCTTCAGCGACTATTTCCTCACCGGGTGTGGAGCATTTCAACCGAAAAGAAAGAAATGTTCCTCACCTTTGATGATGGTCCCATTCCTGAAGTGACCCCATGGGTCTTGGATACCTTAAAAACCCATAAGGCTAAAGCTACTTTTTTTTGTATCGGAGATAATATAAAAAAACATCCAGAACTCTTTCAACAGATTATAGATGAAGGACATTCTGTTGGAAATCACACCTTCAATCATTTGAACGGCTGGCAAACCTCTTCAAAAAACTACTTAGAAAATGTTGAAGCCTGTAAGCAAGAAATAGAATTACACTCTGCCCCTACACACTTATTTAGGCCTCCTTACGGTAAGTGCACCTCCACACAAGCTAAAGCCTTAAAAAGAGATGCACAACAGATTATCATGTGGGATATCCTTAGTAAAGATTATAAGTCTAGCTTCAACAAAGAGGCTTGTTTTCATTGCGTTGAAAGATCAGCTAGTGCTGGCAGTATCATTGTTTTTCACGATAGCCTAAAAGCTGCAAAAAACATGAAATATGCCTTGGTCAGAACCTTAGAAACCTTTAAAGAATTTACGTTTAGCGCTTTAAAACAATAG
- a CDS encoding type II toxin-antitoxin system RelE/ParE family toxin, whose product MIIIWTDFAIKNLKDIFDYYSTEINKKIAHKIRREILQSTNQLKNNSELGQIEFNLEKLEQNHRYLVCGNYKVIYRVFENQVIINDVFDTRQDPEKMNDEKRKFLISPRFIPI is encoded by the coding sequence ATGATCATAATCTGGACTGATTTCGCAATTAAAAATCTTAAAGATATTTTTGACTATTACAGTACCGAAATAAATAAAAAAATAGCCCACAAGATTAGAAGAGAAATTCTTCAATCTACAAATCAACTCAAAAACAATTCCGAACTAGGCCAAATTGAATTCAACCTCGAAAAGCTTGAGCAAAATCATAGGTATCTCGTTTGTGGAAATTATAAAGTGATTTACAGAGTTTTTGAAAATCAAGTCATAATTAATGATGTTTTTGATACCAGGCAAGATCCAGAGAAAATGAATGATGAAAAACGTAAATTCCTTATAAGTCCCAGATTTATACCCATTTAG